The window ATCGCAGAGCGGCTCGCGCGGAAAAAATGAGTCGGGAGCTGTGTCTCCAAGGCTGACAACGTGGCCCGGAGAAAGTGATTGCGTCCGCCGGAATGAAGAATGGCGTAATTTCCATCGGCTTCGATCCATTCAATTTCATCGGGGGAAACGAAACTGGTGCGCTGTCCGCAGCGAACCAGAAATTTCGGGGCGATAGTGGAAGTGTCTTCGGAGGGTTGAGCCGGAGGATTGGCTCTCATCGCGGTGAGATGTTTTCTCACGCGAGCAAGAGCCTTCGCGAGCCGGGCCGGCGACACCGGCTTCAGCAAATAGTCGAGCGCGCAGGCCTCGAAAGCGTGAACGGCGTGCTCGTCGAAGGCGGTGACAAAGACAACCACGGGCGCTTCTCCCGGAGGAAGACCCTCGACCACTCCGAAGCCGTCCATGCCCGGCATTTGAATGTCGAGGAGGAGCAGATCGGGGTTTTGGCTCCGCGCAGCTTTCAACGCCGTGGCGCCATCCGCGCATTCTCCGACGATTTTGACTTCAGGATCTTTGGCCAGCAGGCGGCGCAGGCGTTGCCGAGCGAGAGGTTCGTCGTCAACGATGAGCGCGCGCAGGTCTGGCATCAGGTG is drawn from Chthoniobacterales bacterium and contains these coding sequences:
- a CDS encoding LytTR family DNA-binding domain-containing protein produces the protein MPDLRALIVDDEPLARQRLRRLLAKDPEVKIVGECADGATALKAARSQNPDLLLLDIQMPGMDGFGVVEGLPPGEAPVVVFVTAFDEHAVHAFEACALDYLLKPVSPARLAKALARVRKHLTAMRANPPAQPSEDTSTIAPKFLVRCGQRTSFVSPDEIEWIEADGNYAILHSGGRNHFLRATLSALETQLPTHFFRASRSAILNLRCVKELQSAGGNHFAVMTDDSKAPLTCGVRTVEERLRSL